Proteins encoded in a region of the uncultured Paludibaculum sp. genome:
- a CDS encoding response regulator has product MPAPGVELRALVVDDDDVFRARLARSLERRGWQVRQAANAAEAVAAAGEGPLDMAILDLRLPGESGLDILARLRNVQPEAFLLMLTGYGSIATALQATKLGADHYLGKPADADQILAAYAAHRNQEEPPAAEPAVPSLARVEWEHIQRILADCGGNISQAAKLLGLHRRSLQRKLSKYPPAS; this is encoded by the coding sequence ATGCCGGCGCCCGGAGTTGAGTTGCGCGCACTGGTGGTGGACGACGACGACGTCTTCCGCGCGCGGCTGGCACGGTCGCTGGAACGGCGCGGCTGGCAGGTGCGGCAGGCGGCCAACGCGGCGGAGGCGGTGGCGGCGGCCGGCGAGGGTCCGCTGGATATGGCGATCCTCGATCTGCGGCTGCCCGGCGAAAGTGGGCTCGACATCCTCGCGCGTCTGCGCAACGTGCAGCCGGAGGCCTTCCTGCTGATGCTCACCGGCTACGGCTCCATCGCGACGGCCCTGCAGGCCACCAAGCTCGGCGCGGACCACTACCTGGGCAAGCCCGCCGACGCCGATCAGATTCTGGCCGCCTACGCGGCCCATCGCAATCAGGAAGAGCCGCCCGCGGCGGAGCCCGCCGTGCCGAGCCTGGCGCGGGTGGAGTGGGAGCACATCCAACGGATCCTTGCCGATTGTGGCGGCAACATCTCGCAGGCGGCGAAGCTGCTGGGGCTGCACCGGCGGTCGCTGCAACGCAAACTCTCGAAGTACCCCCCGGCCTCATGA
- a CDS encoding ATP-binding protein, whose translation MSPPIPEIAPLIALPWIVRLRYGLAAAVAVLVGAAQLLLDIELPWIPMLALAGVIAASNLLLQRGVRVPALSNSSRVALAFVLDLLCLTGLLMLSGGPSNPFSLLYLVHITLSATILTKRWTWFLGILATLCFGLLFLVYRPVPALEMHGHHQGWSLHLAGMWAAFAVAAFLVALFSGKISELIRVHEESLHAIQSELARKDRLASLVTLAAGAAHELGTPLGTIAVVAKDLEHYATQYTRDASLAEDCRLIRAEVDRCQAILAEMSLRGAEPVGEAPARTTAAGLLRDLGGGERVSVEFDSGAREAPLLVPCRAIRQAVSALIKNGLEASEPRGRVRLTVKRRDRQLSIEIADHGHGMSADELRRVGEPFFTTKPPGQGMGLGVFLVRALAERVGASLTYTSTPGTGTTATLRLQLAEGEVHAGARS comes from the coding sequence ATGTCGCCGCCTATCCCGGAAATCGCGCCGCTCATCGCCCTGCCGTGGATCGTGCGTCTGCGCTACGGCCTGGCCGCGGCGGTGGCGGTACTGGTGGGCGCCGCGCAGCTCCTTTTGGACATCGAGCTACCGTGGATCCCGATGCTCGCGCTGGCCGGGGTCATCGCCGCCAGCAACCTGCTGCTGCAGCGCGGCGTACGCGTACCGGCGCTATCGAACTCCAGCCGGGTGGCTCTGGCCTTCGTGCTCGACCTGCTGTGCCTCACCGGCCTGCTGATGCTCAGTGGGGGGCCGTCGAACCCTTTCAGCCTGCTCTACCTGGTGCACATCACGCTGTCGGCAACCATCCTGACCAAGCGCTGGACCTGGTTTCTCGGGATTCTGGCGACGCTCTGCTTCGGCCTGCTCTTCCTGGTCTACCGGCCGGTGCCGGCCCTGGAGATGCACGGCCATCACCAGGGCTGGAGCCTGCACCTGGCCGGCATGTGGGCCGCCTTCGCCGTCGCCGCGTTCCTGGTGGCACTCTTCTCCGGCAAGATCTCGGAGCTCATCCGCGTCCACGAGGAGTCGCTGCACGCCATCCAGAGCGAACTGGCGCGGAAAGACCGGTTGGCGTCGCTGGTCACCCTGGCCGCCGGCGCGGCGCACGAGCTGGGCACGCCGCTGGGCACCATCGCCGTCGTCGCCAAAGATCTGGAGCACTACGCCACGCAGTACACACGCGACGCGTCGCTGGCCGAGGACTGCCGGCTGATCCGCGCCGAGGTGGACCGCTGCCAGGCGATCCTCGCCGAGATGAGCCTGCGCGGGGCGGAGCCGGTGGGCGAGGCGCCGGCGCGCACCACAGCCGCGGGGCTGCTGCGCGACCTTGGCGGCGGCGAACGCGTCTCCGTCGAGTTCGACTCGGGCGCGCGGGAGGCGCCATTGCTGGTGCCCTGCCGCGCCATCCGGCAGGCCGTGTCGGCGCTGATCAAAAACGGGCTGGAGGCCAGCGAGCCGCGCGGCCGCGTCCGGTTGACCGTGAAGCGCCGCGACAGGCAGTTGTCCATTGAGATCGCCGACCACGGCCACGGCATGTCGGCCGACGAACTGCGTCGCGTGGGCGAGCCGTTCTTCACCACCAAGCCGCCCGGCCAGGGAATGGGCCTGGGGGTGTTCCTGGTACGGGCGCTGGCGGAACGGGTAGGCGCGAGCCTGACGTACACGTCGACGCCCGGCACGGGCACGACGGCCACGCTGCGGCTACAACTGGCGGAAGGAGAGGTCCATGCCGGCGCCCGGAGTTGA
- a CDS encoding c-type cytochrome: MDFPIFHLDWLGNRMLVALTAIVHVLINHPLAVGAYPLLTLFEWIGVRRADPAWDALTRRIVFVVFVITTSLGALTGVGIWLTTSVVAPFAIGSLLRVFFWQWFTEWLVFVSEVLLILAYYLTWDHFAEGRRKRLHIAIGATLSAFSWLTMALIVAILGFMMSSGRWTRDQGFFSAVFNPLYLPQLAFRTTFAMTTAGLFVWFCASLFTRGQRALREDAVRLAARWSLAWLPPLAASAFWYWRAVPAAMKANTDVALLTQGFAQWHTLFLRILAATAALLLTVLLLGVWRPRLVPRAALLVPFLLSAWLLGHFERVREFIRKPYVIAGYMYSNGVRVDELPVFQRDGILPYATYTTVHQVTSSNQWQAGRDLFLLTCSRCHTVDGINGVTGKLNTMLGSRPWTTQRITNFLAGMHLTRTYMPPFPGSPVEAEALAIYLRSLQPGVHQHE; the protein is encoded by the coding sequence ATGGACTTTCCGATCTTCCATCTCGACTGGCTGGGCAACCGTATGCTGGTGGCCCTCACCGCGATCGTTCACGTGCTCATCAACCATCCGCTCGCCGTCGGTGCCTACCCGCTGCTGACGCTCTTCGAGTGGATCGGAGTCCGCCGCGCGGACCCGGCCTGGGACGCGCTCACCCGCCGCATCGTCTTCGTGGTCTTCGTCATCACCACCTCACTGGGCGCGCTCACCGGTGTGGGCATCTGGCTCACCACCTCCGTCGTCGCTCCGTTCGCCATCGGCAGCCTGCTGCGCGTTTTCTTCTGGCAGTGGTTCACTGAGTGGCTGGTTTTCGTCTCAGAGGTCCTGCTGATCCTCGCCTACTACCTCACCTGGGACCACTTTGCCGAGGGTCGCCGCAAGCGCCTCCACATCGCCATTGGTGCCACGCTCAGCGCCTTCTCCTGGCTCACCATGGCATTGATCGTGGCCATCCTCGGCTTCATGATGAGCTCTGGCCGGTGGACCCGCGATCAGGGCTTCTTCTCCGCCGTCTTCAACCCCCTCTACCTGCCGCAACTCGCGTTCCGCACCACCTTCGCCATGACCACCGCTGGCCTCTTCGTCTGGTTCTGCGCCAGCCTCTTCACCCGCGGCCAGCGTGCCCTGCGCGAGGACGCCGTCCGCCTGGCCGCCCGCTGGAGCCTGGCGTGGTTGCCGCCGCTGGCTGCCTCCGCATTCTGGTACTGGCGGGCCGTACCCGCCGCCATGAAGGCCAACACGGACGTCGCTCTGCTCACCCAGGGCTTCGCCCAGTGGCACACCCTCTTCCTGCGGATCCTCGCCGCCACCGCCGCGCTGCTGCTTACGGTGCTGCTGCTCGGCGTCTGGCGCCCGCGTCTGGTGCCGCGCGCGGCGCTGCTGGTGCCGTTCCTCCTTAGCGCCTGGCTGCTGGGCCACTTCGAACGCGTCCGCGAGTTCATCCGCAAGCCCTATGTCATCGCCGGTTACATGTACTCCAATGGAGTCCGCGTCGACGAGTTGCCTGTCTTCCAGCGCGACGGCATCCTGCCTTACGCCACTTACACCACCGTCCATCAGGTGACATCGAGCAACCAATGGCAGGCCGGCCGCGACCTCTTCCTGCTCACCTGCTCGCGCTGCCACACCGTGGATGGCATCAACGGCGTCACCGGCAAGCTCAACACCATGCTGGGCTCGCGCCCGTGGACCACGCAGCGCATCACCAACTTCCTAGCCGGCATGCACCTCACTCGCACCTACATGCCGCCCTTTCCGGGCAGCCCGGTCGAGGCTGAGGCGCTGGCCATCTACCTGCGGAGCCTGCAGCCGGGAGTCCACCAGCATGAATAA
- a CDS encoding c-type cytochrome has product MNNLVLPPVPRDLPLPLPVPESLLQFLVVPVFLVHILFVNLTVGASLLTVIFEYIGLTRPRYDRLARVVCETITINKSLAVVLGIAPLLMLNLLYTAQFYAANALTGHAWVLLIPLVTTAFLLSYLHQYTWDHWLGRRKARHLLTGAAAALLFLFIPLIFLSNVNLMLLPEHWREAPGFFGSLQFGNVFPRYLHFLAASLALTSLYLAGRLGWRSYPLEGRLHGFRPAELVRLFYACAFLVTAAQLAFGPLLLFTLNWSHVNGSLLAVIATALLCVTPALYLLGRELRSGAPRIGVRYAVIVASLSVTILGMGIGRHLYREAAVARQRTLIAQRTAEFNGIEMATQMRLRTGLGAGESTLGPRSGKAVYDQICSNCHQLHEAANAPALTEIYSLYHANPAGIVTWARNPGKKRPQYNAMPSMGHLEDEELRRVAAYMLQLGAPAAKPQQ; this is encoded by the coding sequence ATGAATAACCTCGTCCTGCCGCCCGTCCCCCGCGATCTGCCGTTGCCTCTGCCCGTGCCCGAGTCGCTGCTGCAGTTCCTCGTGGTGCCCGTCTTCCTGGTGCACATCCTTTTTGTGAACCTGACGGTCGGGGCTTCGTTGCTCACCGTGATCTTTGAATACATCGGTCTGACGCGCCCGCGCTACGACCGCCTGGCCCGCGTCGTCTGCGAGACCATCACCATCAACAAGAGCCTCGCCGTCGTGCTCGGCATCGCCCCGCTGCTGATGCTGAACCTGCTCTACACCGCGCAGTTCTACGCCGCCAACGCCCTCACCGGCCACGCCTGGGTGCTGCTGATCCCGCTGGTCACCACCGCGTTCCTTCTCTCTTACCTCCACCAGTACACGTGGGATCACTGGCTCGGCCGCCGCAAGGCGCGACACCTGCTCACTGGTGCCGCCGCCGCACTTCTCTTCCTCTTCATCCCGCTCATCTTCCTGAGCAACGTGAACCTCATGCTGCTGCCGGAGCACTGGCGTGAAGCGCCCGGCTTCTTCGGCTCGCTCCAGTTCGGCAACGTCTTCCCGCGCTACCTTCACTTCCTCGCCGCCTCACTGGCCCTGACCTCGCTCTATCTCGCCGGCCGCCTCGGCTGGCGGAGTTATCCGCTGGAAGGGCGCCTGCACGGCTTCCGCCCGGCCGAACTCGTCCGTCTCTTCTACGCCTGTGCCTTCCTCGTCACAGCCGCCCAGCTCGCCTTTGGACCCCTGTTGCTCTTCACCCTGAACTGGTCGCACGTCAACGGCAGCCTGCTGGCGGTTATAGCCACGGCCCTGCTGTGCGTCACCCCCGCTCTCTACCTGCTGGGCCGCGAGCTGCGCTCGGGCGCGCCCCGCATCGGCGTCCGCTACGCGGTCATCGTCGCCAGCCTGTCGGTGACCATCCTCGGCATGGGCATCGGCCGCCATCTTTACCGCGAGGCCGCCGTGGCCCGGCAGCGCACCCTCATCGCCCAGCGCACGGCCGAATTCAACGGCATCGAGATGGCCACGCAGATGCGCCTGCGCACCGGGCTTGGCGCCGGTGAATCCACCCTCGGCCCGCGTAGTGGCAAGGCCGTCTACGACCAGATCTGCTCCAACTGTCACCAGCTCCACGAGGCCGCCAACGCCCCCGCGCTCACCGAGATCTATTCGCTCTATCACGCCAATCCGGCCGGCATCGTCACCTGGGCCAGGAACCCGGGCAAGAAGCGGCCACAGTACAACGCCATGCCTTCCATGGGTCATCTGGAAGACGAGGAGCTCCGCCGCGTCGCTGCCTACATGCTTCAGTTGGGCGCTCCCGCCGCAAAACCTCAACAATAG
- a CDS encoding alpha/beta hydrolase — MKLCYSLAVAALCFASDAPYPMKGPSIPLWPGGAPGSEGKAGPERWIEGGTPDRFHRVTDIHQPSITVYLPPAEKATGAAFIVCPGGGHRYLVVDLEGEFVANKLNEMGVAAFVLKSRLANAEGSTYKAEVESLADVQRAIRLVRSRAPEWRVDPGRVGVMGFSAGGHLAALAENRFDTGKPDSADPVERSSSRPDFAVLAYPGAISSATVTAKEIPPTFLFVNNDDRLSAASGEYYLALQKAKIDVEMHVFRRGGHGVGMTGRTPEFESMPESRWPELLHEWMKDLGYLKSTSGSPWQKSREPRGKGLRANGAKSRLN, encoded by the coding sequence ATGAAACTCTGCTATAGCCTCGCCGTGGCGGCGCTATGTTTCGCTTCGGATGCGCCGTATCCGATGAAAGGACCGTCCATCCCACTGTGGCCGGGTGGTGCTCCGGGCTCGGAAGGGAAGGCAGGCCCGGAACGATGGATCGAAGGCGGCACGCCGGACCGTTTCCATCGAGTCACGGACATCCACCAGCCGAGCATCACGGTCTACCTGCCGCCTGCGGAGAAGGCAACCGGGGCGGCGTTCATCGTCTGCCCCGGCGGCGGGCATCGATACCTCGTCGTCGACCTGGAGGGCGAGTTTGTCGCCAACAAGCTGAATGAGATGGGCGTGGCGGCCTTTGTTCTGAAGAGCCGGCTGGCCAACGCCGAGGGTTCGACCTATAAGGCCGAAGTCGAATCGCTCGCCGACGTCCAGCGCGCCATTCGCCTGGTCCGAAGCCGCGCGCCGGAATGGCGCGTCGACCCGGGCCGTGTTGGTGTGATGGGCTTCTCCGCCGGAGGCCACTTGGCCGCACTGGCCGAGAATCGCTTCGACACCGGCAAGCCCGACTCGGCGGATCCAGTGGAGCGCTCGAGCAGCCGGCCCGATTTCGCGGTGCTCGCCTATCCGGGCGCCATCTCCTCGGCCACGGTTACAGCGAAGGAGATCCCGCCCACTTTCCTGTTCGTCAACAACGACGATCGGTTGTCGGCGGCCTCGGGAGAGTACTATCTGGCCCTCCAGAAGGCCAAAATCGACGTGGAGATGCACGTATTCCGGCGCGGTGGTCACGGTGTCGGCATGACCGGGCGTACGCCCGAGTTCGAAAGCATGCCCGAGTCCCGTTGGCCAGAGTTGCTCCACGAGTGGATGAAGGACCTTGGATATCTGAAGAGCACCTCTGGCAGTCCGTGGCAGAAGTCCCGCGAGCCCCGCGGCAAGGGCTTGCGAGCCAACGGCGCGAAGAGCCGACTGAACTAG
- a CDS encoding DUF1801 domain-containing protein, whose protein sequence is MRTDLLRFNGAVERDPAIDTWMKEHAGELGAIAQEWFEVMQKCGDEVRELVHDGCPVACLGDAPFGYVNVFTSHVNVGFFHGAALPDPARLLQGTGKFMRHVKLRPGTAVDAAALSRLIEVAYTDIKARVEHG, encoded by the coding sequence ATGAGGACGGACTTGCTGCGATTCAACGGAGCTGTCGAGCGGGATCCCGCCATCGATACGTGGATGAAAGAGCATGCCGGTGAACTGGGGGCCATCGCGCAGGAGTGGTTTGAAGTGATGCAGAAATGTGGGGACGAAGTCCGGGAGCTTGTGCATGATGGCTGCCCGGTTGCCTGTCTGGGTGATGCGCCGTTCGGCTACGTCAATGTCTTCACTTCGCACGTGAACGTGGGGTTCTTTCACGGAGCGGCACTGCCGGATCCGGCCCGTTTGCTGCAAGGCACCGGCAAGTTCATGCGCCACGTGAAGCTGAGGCCGGGAACGGCGGTAGACGCCGCGGCACTGAGCAGGCTGATCGAAGTGGCGTACACGGATATCAAGGCGCGGGTCGAGCACGGCTAG
- a CDS encoding helix-turn-helix transcriptional regulator has translation MAIRISLDRVLLKRGITLTDLAGRVGITLANMSVLKTNKARAIRFSTLDALCRELDCQPGDLMEWVSGEHEEPYIHELEERR, from the coding sequence ATGGCTATTCGTATCAGCCTGGACCGCGTGCTGCTCAAACGGGGCATTACCCTCACCGACCTGGCCGGGCGCGTTGGGATTACATTGGCTAACATGTCGGTGTTGAAGACGAATAAGGCTCGGGCTATCCGGTTCTCCACTCTGGACGCCCTCTGCCGCGAATTGGACTGTCAACCCGGCGATCTCATGGAGTGGGTTTCCGGTGAACACGAAGAACCGTACATCCACGAGCTTGAGGAGAGACGATGA
- a CDS encoding DUF2975 domain-containing protein — MRALGQRSIASFIRLVLDAAWWLVAVSVVLLSGLLVCALFVNLEGDNLTMDLPIALVLNAPVHDNSASLQTDARIEKLRGNLRFPVRRGAFFSGSMLLVVVLFGFLLWGLTQLRHVFRSLSRGLLFIPENARRIRWVGFAVISGELARAAVVYFWSFYTSQHFTVNGLRFVASMDFNGITILSGLAILVIAEVFREGTRLHEEQSLTI; from the coding sequence ATGAGGGCACTTGGCCAACGATCCATTGCATCCTTTATCCGGCTTGTCCTTGACGCGGCGTGGTGGCTGGTTGCCGTTTCCGTCGTCCTGCTGAGCGGACTCCTGGTTTGCGCCCTCTTTGTCAATCTGGAAGGCGACAACCTGACTATGGACCTGCCGATCGCCTTGGTGCTGAACGCTCCGGTTCATGACAACAGCGCTTCCCTGCAAACTGACGCCCGCATCGAGAAGCTCAGGGGCAATCTACGGTTTCCTGTTCGGAGAGGCGCGTTCTTTTCCGGGAGCATGCTCCTGGTCGTCGTTCTCTTCGGTTTTCTGCTCTGGGGCTTGACCCAGCTTCGTCACGTGTTCCGGTCTTTGAGCCGGGGGCTGCTGTTCATCCCGGAGAATGCCCGAAGAATCCGTTGGGTGGGATTCGCGGTGATTTCCGGTGAATTGGCCCGCGCCGCGGTGGTCTACTTCTGGAGTTTCTACACGAGCCAGCATTTCACCGTGAATGGCCTGCGCTTTGTTGCCTCGATGGACTTCAACGGCATCACGATTCTCAGCGGCCTGGCCATCCTGGTCATCGCCGAGGTCTTTCGGGAAGGAACGCGGTTGCACGAAGAGCAGTCGCTGACCATCTGA
- a CDS encoding VOC family protein encodes MKPKNTICLWFDKDAQDAARFYAATFPDSQVTAVHEAPSDFPGGRKGDVLTVEFTVLGIPCLGLNGGPAFKHTEAFSFQVATDNQEQTDRYWNAIVGNGGAESACGWCRDRWGLSWQITPRVLTDALAVGGAEAKRAFEAMMTMKKIDVAAIEAARRG; translated from the coding sequence ATGAAACCCAAGAACACGATCTGCCTCTGGTTCGACAAGGACGCGCAGGACGCGGCGCGTTTTTACGCCGCCACCTTTCCGGATAGCCAGGTAACTGCTGTTCACGAGGCGCCCAGTGACTTTCCGGGCGGCAGGAAGGGCGATGTGCTGACGGTGGAGTTCACTGTCCTGGGTATTCCCTGTCTCGGTCTCAACGGCGGCCCGGCGTTCAAGCACACCGAGGCCTTCTCGTTCCAGGTCGCGACCGACAATCAGGAACAGACGGACCGTTACTGGAACGCAATCGTCGGCAATGGCGGCGCGGAAAGCGCGTGTGGTTGGTGCCGGGACCGCTGGGGCCTCTCCTGGCAAATCACACCGCGCGTATTAACCGATGCGCTGGCGGTTGGCGGCGCTGAGGCAAAGCGCGCCTTCGAGGCGATGATGACGATGAAGAAGATCGACGTCGCCGCCATCGAGGCCGCGCGGCGCGGCTGA
- a CDS encoding SRPBCC domain-containing protein, with amino-acid sequence MVKTPLVFTYYVAAPIEKVWNGFVSKEANQTIFMGADFEVELTPGGSMTWSGPGKDGKPTRYVTGRVTYVDAPKLLEYDFGMGMGDTMSHVRIELTPESEAVKVVVTNDGWTEDDPAYSRNADGWPRILSRLKTLLETGKTFRPH; translated from the coding sequence ATGGTGAAAACGCCGCTAGTTTTCACGTATTATGTTGCTGCGCCGATCGAAAAGGTCTGGAACGGGTTTGTTTCCAAAGAGGCGAATCAGACGATCTTCATGGGCGCGGATTTCGAAGTGGAGCTGACGCCAGGCGGCTCCATGACATGGTCAGGACCTGGAAAGGACGGTAAGCCCACGCGCTATGTCACAGGCCGGGTGACCTATGTGGACGCCCCAAAGCTCCTGGAGTATGACTTTGGGATGGGGATGGGCGATACGATGTCCCATGTCAGGATTGAGCTCACGCCTGAATCCGAAGCTGTCAAAGTGGTCGTGACCAATGATGGCTGGACAGAGGACGACCCAGCATACTCGCGGAATGCGGATGGATGGCCTCGCATTCTTTCGCGTTTGAAGACTCTTCTTGAGACCGGGAAAACGTTTCGCCCGCATTAG